From Demequina lutea, a single genomic window includes:
- the dnaE gene encoding DNA polymerase III subunit alpha — protein MPSRDFVHLHVHTEYSMLDGAARIGDLMKRANELGQKAMATTDHGYLFGAYEFWSQATKAGVKPIIGLEAYLTPGTARSDRSRVKWGQEGQAGDDVSSGGAYTHATMWARDTAGMHNLFRLASYASLEGQYFKPRMDRDLLQRYSKGIIATTGCPSGEVQTRLRLGQYDAALKAAGEFQEIFGKDSYYVELMDHDLDIEKRVFEDLLRISKDLGAPLVATNDLHYAAKEDAHTHEALLCIQSGSTLNEPTYDQGGKRFAFNGDGYYVKTAEEMWALWGDYPEALTNTLEIADQCEVAFNTAADYMPRYACPAGEDEHSWFVKEVQRGLHDRFGEQIPAHVQARADFEIEVIADKGYPGYFLVVADFVKWSKDNKIRVGPGRGSGAGSMAAYAMGITDLDPIVHQLYFERFLNPERESKPDFDIDFDERRRGEVIRYVTDKYGEDKVAQIVTYGTIKAKQALKDSARVLGKPYALGEQLTKAYPEPQQGRDLSLASVFDEKHERYNEGGDFRALVDSDPDAREVTDMALGLEGLKRQWGVHAAGVIMSSDPLIDIIPIMRREQDGAMITQFDYPTCEALGLVKMDFLGLRNLTILDDALDNIVDNGKSPLVLEDLALEDQDAFDLLGRGDTLGVFQLDGVAMRQLLRQMRPDTFEDISAVLALYRPGPMGANSHLNYAERKNGRQQIVPIHPELEEPLREVLDVTYGLIVYQEQVQRIAQIVAGYTLGAADLLRRAMGKKKPEILAKEYEPFKAGALERGYSEAAIKALWDILVPFADYAFNKAHTAAYGVLSFWTAYLKAHYPVEFMAALLTSVGTDKDKMALYLAECRRMGTTVLPPDVNDSKANFSAVGNDIRFGLTAVRNVGANVVAELMKAREAKGRYASFPDFLDKVPASVCNKRTIDSLVKAGAFDSLGHTRRSLSVIHEQAVDSVVGVKRQEATGQFDLFGDDKELGGGVRVEVPDIPEWDKKTLLNLEREMLGLYVSDHPLSGLDHVLRSEASHQILSATAPGAVGDGEQITFAGLITRVDRRIARSGNAYALVVLEDMTGEVEVSFFAKTYDTYARDLVDDAVVTIKVRARERGDGGMQFSAVELRMPNITAQDNTPVAITVPAARVTPPLVDEVKAILRSHPGPVEVRMVLTGGEKPLTMRLGNEFRVAKTSALYGDLKAALGPNCLSS, from the coding sequence ATGCCGTCGCGCGATTTCGTTCACCTCCACGTGCACACGGAATACTCGATGCTCGACGGCGCGGCCCGCATCGGCGACCTCATGAAGCGGGCAAACGAGCTCGGCCAAAAGGCCATGGCGACCACCGATCACGGCTACCTCTTTGGTGCCTACGAGTTCTGGTCCCAGGCCACCAAGGCGGGCGTCAAGCCGATCATCGGCCTAGAGGCCTACCTCACTCCCGGCACCGCGCGCTCGGATCGCTCGCGCGTCAAGTGGGGCCAAGAGGGTCAGGCTGGCGACGACGTGAGCTCGGGGGGCGCGTATACGCACGCGACGATGTGGGCGCGAGACACCGCAGGGATGCACAACCTGTTCCGTTTGGCCTCATACGCGAGCCTTGAGGGCCAATACTTCAAGCCACGCATGGACCGCGACCTTCTGCAGCGCTACTCGAAGGGAATCATCGCGACCACCGGCTGCCCATCTGGCGAGGTGCAGACCCGACTCCGCCTCGGCCAGTACGACGCCGCGCTCAAGGCGGCGGGGGAGTTTCAGGAGATCTTTGGCAAGGACTCGTATTACGTCGAGCTCATGGATCACGATCTCGACATCGAGAAGCGCGTGTTCGAGGACCTGCTGCGCATCTCGAAGGACCTGGGTGCGCCGCTCGTGGCCACGAACGACCTGCACTACGCGGCCAAGGAAGACGCTCACACCCACGAGGCGCTGCTGTGCATCCAGTCTGGATCCACGCTCAACGAGCCGACGTATGACCAGGGCGGCAAGCGATTCGCCTTCAACGGCGACGGGTACTACGTCAAGACGGCCGAGGAGATGTGGGCGCTGTGGGGCGACTACCCAGAGGCCCTCACCAACACCCTTGAGATCGCGGACCAGTGCGAGGTCGCCTTCAACACCGCGGCGGACTACATGCCGCGTTATGCCTGTCCCGCAGGCGAGGACGAGCACTCGTGGTTCGTCAAGGAGGTCCAACGCGGCCTGCACGATCGTTTTGGCGAACAGATTCCCGCGCACGTCCAGGCCCGCGCCGACTTTGAGATTGAGGTCATTGCCGACAAGGGCTACCCGGGATACTTCCTGGTAGTTGCCGACTTTGTGAAGTGGTCCAAGGACAACAAGATTCGCGTGGGGCCAGGGCGTGGCTCGGGCGCAGGCTCGATGGCCGCTTACGCGATGGGCATCACGGATCTCGACCCGATCGTTCACCAGCTCTACTTCGAGCGCTTCCTGAACCCGGAACGCGAGTCCAAGCCCGACTTCGATATCGACTTTGATGAGCGTCGTCGCGGCGAGGTGATCCGCTACGTCACGGACAAGTATGGCGAGGACAAGGTCGCCCAGATCGTCACATACGGCACCATCAAGGCCAAGCAAGCGCTCAAGGACTCCGCGAGGGTGCTGGGCAAGCCCTATGCGCTCGGCGAGCAGCTCACCAAGGCGTACCCCGAGCCGCAACAAGGGCGCGACCTCTCACTTGCCTCGGTCTTCGACGAGAAGCACGAGCGCTACAACGAGGGCGGCGACTTCCGCGCCTTGGTCGATTCGGACCCCGACGCGCGCGAGGTCACCGACATGGCGCTCGGCCTCGAGGGGCTCAAGCGCCAGTGGGGTGTCCACGCGGCTGGTGTGATCATGTCGTCGGATCCGTTGATCGACATCATCCCGATCATGCGGCGCGAGCAAGACGGCGCGATGATCACGCAGTTCGACTATCCGACGTGCGAGGCGCTCGGCCTGGTCAAGATGGACTTCTTGGGCCTGCGCAACCTCACGATCCTGGACGACGCCCTCGACAACATCGTCGACAATGGCAAGTCGCCGCTGGTGCTCGAGGACCTCGCGCTTGAGGACCAGGACGCGTTCGACCTCTTGGGCCGCGGCGACACACTCGGCGTCTTCCAGCTCGACGGCGTGGCGATGCGCCAGCTCCTGCGACAGATGCGCCCCGACACGTTCGAGGACATCTCGGCCGTGCTCGCTCTGTACCGTCCGGGCCCCATGGGCGCTAACTCACACCTGAACTACGCCGAACGCAAGAACGGCCGCCAGCAGATCGTCCCGATTCACCCCGAGCTCGAGGAGCCGCTGCGGGAGGTTCTCGACGTCACGTATGGCCTCATCGTGTACCAAGAGCAGGTCCAGCGCATCGCGCAGATCGTCGCCGGGTACACGCTCGGCGCGGCAGATCTGTTGCGTCGTGCGATGGGCAAGAAGAAGCCCGAGATTCTCGCAAAGGAGTATGAGCCCTTCAAGGCCGGAGCCCTAGAGCGCGGCTACTCGGAGGCGGCTATCAAGGCGCTGTGGGACATCCTGGTGCCCTTCGCCGACTACGCCTTCAACAAGGCGCACACGGCCGCCTACGGAGTGCTGTCGTTCTGGACGGCGTACCTCAAGGCGCACTACCCGGTCGAGTTCATGGCGGCTCTGCTCACCTCGGTGGGCACCGACAAGGACAAGATGGCGCTCTACCTGGCCGAATGTCGCCGCATGGGCACCACGGTGCTGCCGCCGGATGTGAACGATTCCAAGGCCAACTTCTCTGCTGTCGGGAACGACATTCGCTTTGGCCTGACTGCCGTGCGCAACGTGGGCGCGAACGTGGTGGCAGAGCTCATGAAGGCGCGAGAGGCGAAGGGCCGCTACGCATCGTTCCCCGACTTCCTCGATAAGGTGCCCGCCTCGGTGTGCAACAAGCGCACGATCGACTCCCTCGTGAAGGCGGGGGCGTTCGACTCGCTGGGGCACACGCGGCGCTCGCTGTCCGTGATCCACGAGCAGGCGGTCGACTCCGTGGTGGGAGTCAAACGCCAGGAGGCAACCGGTCAGTTTGACCTGTTCGGCGACGACAAGGAACTGGGCGGAGGCGTGCGCGTCGAGGTGCCCGACATCCCCGAATGGGACAAGAAGACGCTACTGAACCTCGAGCGGGAGATGCTCGGCCTGTACGTCTCCGACCACCCCTTGTCGGGGTTGGACCATGTGCTCCGATCCGAGGCGAGCCACCAGATTCTGTCGGCGACGGCGCCCGGTGCGGTCGGAGACGGTGAGCAGATCACCTTCGCGGGCCTCATCACTCGCGTGGATCGGCGCATTGCGCGCTCCGGCAACGCCTACGCGCTCGTGGTTCTCGAGGACATGACGGGCGAGGTCGAGGTCTCGTTCTTTGCCAAGACGTACGACACCTACGCCCGCGACCTAGTGGACGACGCCGTGGTGACCATCAAGGTGCGTGCGCGTGAGCGTGGCGACGGCGGTATGCAATTCTCTGCGGTGGAGCTCCGCATGCCCAACATCACCGCGCAAGACAACACGCCGGTGGCGATCACCGTGCCCGCTGCGCGCGTCACGCCTCCTTTGGTCGACGAGGTGAAGGCCATCTTGCGCTCGCACCCTGGCCCCGTGGAGGTTCGGATGGTGCTCACGGGTGGGGAGAAGCCGCTCACGATGCGGCTCGGCAACGAGTTTAGGGTTGCCAAGACATCGGCGCTCTACGGCGACCTGAAGGCCGCGCTCGGCCCCAACTGCCTGTCGAGCTAG